A genome region from Fusarium musae strain F31 chromosome 5, whole genome shotgun sequence includes the following:
- the HSP60 gene encoding chaperonin (BUSCO:EOG09261J0P) — MQRALSTRARASVLSSAATKYRAGSLSQQVRFAHKELKFGVEGRAALLAGVDTLAKAVATTLGPKGRNVLIESSFGSPKITKDGVTVARAVSLKDKFENLGAKLLQDVASKTNEVAGDGTTTATVLARAIFSETVKNVAAGCNPMDLRRGIQAAVEAVVEFLQKNKRDITTSAEIAQVATISANGDVHIGQMIANAMEKVGKEGVITCKEGKTVADELEVTEGMRFDRGFVSPYFITDTKSQKVEFENPLILLSEKKISAVQDIIPALEVSTQQRRPLVIIAEDIEGEALAVCILNKLRGQLQVAAVKAPGFGDNRKSILGDLAILTDGTVFTDELDIKLDKATPDMLGSTGSITITKEDTIVLNGSGSKDAIAQRCEQIRGVIADPTTSEYEKEKLQERLAKLSGGVAVIKVGGSSEVEVGEKKDRFVDALNATRAAVEEGILPGGGTALIKASAHALNEVPTANFDQQLGVSIVKNAITRPARTIIENAGLESSVVVGKLTDEHAGDFNKGFDSSKGEYVDMINAGILDPFKVVRTGLIDASGVASLLGTTEVAIVDAPEEKGPGGPPMGGMGGMGGMGGMGGMM, encoded by the exons ATGCAGCGCGCATTGAGCACCCGGGCTCGGGCTTCCGTCCTCTCCTCAGCGGCTACCAAGTACCGAGCTGGCAGCCTCAGCCAGCAGGTCCGATTTGCTCACAAG GAGCTCAAGTTCGGCGTCGAGGGCCGTGCTGCTCTCCTCGCTGGTGTCGATACCCTCGCTAAGGCTGTTGCTACTACACTCGGTCCTAAGGGCCGAAACGTCCTCATTGAGTCCAGCTTTGGATCTCCCAAGATCACCAAGG ATGGTGTGACCGTTGCCCGCGCTGTCAGCCTCAAGGACAAGTTCGAGAACCTTGGTGCCAAGCTCCTCCAAGATGTTGcttccaagaccaacgagGTTGCCGGTGACGGTACCACCACCGCTACCGTTCTCGCCCGTGCCATCTTCTCCGAGACCGTCAAGAACGTTGCCGCTGGCTGCAACCCTATGGACCTCCGCCGCGGTATccaggctgctgttgaggccgTCGTCGAGTTTCTCCAGAAGAACAAGCGTGATATTACCACCAGCGCTGAGATCGCTCAGGTCGCTACCATCTCCGCCAACGGTGATGTCCACATCGGCCAGATGATTGCCAACGCCATGGAGAAGGTCGGCAAGGAGGGTGTCATCACCTGCAAGGAGGGGAAGACCGTTGCCGATGAGCTCGAGGTCACCGAGGGTATGCGATTCGACCGTGGCTTCGTCTCCCCCTACTTCATCACCGACACCAAGTCCCAGAAGGTCGAGTTTGAGAAccctctcatcctcctctccgagaagaagatctctGCTGTTCAGGACATCATCCCCGCTCTTGAGGTCTCTACCCAGCAGCGACGACCTCTTGTCATCATTGCTGAGGACATTGAGGGTGAGGCCCTCGCTGTCTGCATTCTGAACAAGCTCCGTGGCCAGCTCCAGGTTGCTGCTGTCAAGGCCCCTGGCTTCGGTGACAACCGCAAGTCCATCCTCGGCGATCTTGCTATCCTCACCGACGGTACTGTCTTCACTGATGAGCTTGacatcaagcttgacaaggccACCCCTGACATGCTTGGCTCCACCGGTTCTATCACCATCACAAAGGAGGACACCATTGTCCTGaacggcagcggcagcaagGACGCTATTGCTCAGCGATGCGAGCAGATCCGTGGCGTCATTGCTGACCCTACCACCTCTGAgtatgagaaggagaagctccaggAGCGTCTTGCTAAGCTCTCTGGCGGTGTTGCCGTCATCAAGGTTGGTGGCTCctctgaggttgaggtcggtgagaagaaggaccGATTCGTCGATGCCCTGAATGCCACCCGTGCCGCCGTTGAGGAGGGTATCCTGCCCGGTGGTGGTACTGCCCTCATCAAGGCCTCTGCCCACGCTCTCAACGAGGTTCCTACTGCCAACTTCGACCAGCAGCTCGGTGTCAGCATCGTCAAGAACGCCATTACACGCCCTGCCCGAACCATCATCGAGAACGCCGGTCTTGAGAGCTCCGTTGTTGTCGGTAAGCTCACTGACGAGCACGCTGGTGACTTCAACAAGGGTTTCGATAGCTCCAAGGGCGAGTACGTTGACATGATCAACGCCGGTATCCTTGACCCCTTCAAGGTCGTCCGCACTGGTCTCATCGATGCTAGCGGTGTTGCCTCTCTTCTGGGTACCACTGAGGTTGCCATCGTCGACGCCCCTGAGGAGAAGGGACCTGGTGGTCCTCCTATGGGTGGCATGGGCGGCATGGGAGGAATGGGCGGTATGGGAGGTATGATGTAA
- a CDS encoding hypothetical protein (EggNog:ENOG41) — protein sequence MAPNSENAMARFLLAILNQKNLKDIDWNQVASDPVLIEPITNGHAARMRFARFKTTVLGTQPQKRARPANPTDKSRVTKARKTQQPKKNSIGNSESGSSVSSYAQVRQSPIIKQEQNQHAYMAQFSPASTSSPFLNDNLDDFGCSSRFLTPCSDDMQQGLSINPASLEDTRQRNGFGPSMDCPPDFMAQPAIHDFMTMGQSHFHTFDAACNETSYNSALGDAQSPVALDLNGAPSMADCSSEWPDHFNDTSF from the exons ATGGCTCCCAACAGCGAGAACGCCATGGCCCGGTTTCTTCTAGCCATTTTGAACCAGAAGAACCTTAAGGAT ATCGACTGGAATCAAGTCGCCTCAGACCCTGTTCTCATCGAACCCATCACAAATGGACATGCCGCAAGGATGCGCTTTGCTCGTTTCAAAACCACAGTCCTTGGCACTCAACCACAGAAGAGAGCTCGTCCTGCCAACCCCACAGACAAGTCTCGGGTGACAAAGGCAAGGAAGACACAACAGCCAAAGAAGAACAGCATCGGAAACTCCGAGTCAGGTTCGAGCGTCTCATCGTATGCTCAGGTTCGCCAGAGCCCTATCATCAAGCAAGAACAGAACCAACATGCATACATGGCACAGTTCTCCCCCGCCTCGACTTCCTCCCCTTTCCTCAACGACAACTTGGACGACTTTGGTTGCAGTTCTCGATTCCTCACCCCTTGCAGTGATGACATGCAACAAGGCCTCTCCATAAACCCTGCTTCACTCGAAGACACCAGACAGCGAAATGGATTTGGTCCTTCGATGGATTGCCCCCCTGACTTCATGGCCCAACCAGCGATCCATGACTTCATGACCATGGGCCAGTCCCACTTTCATACGTTTGACGCCGCCTGTAATGAGACATCTTACAACTCGGCTCTCGGCGATGCACAGAGCCCAGTTGCCCTCGACCTCAACGGCGCCCCTTCCATGGCAGATTGCAGCTCTGAATGGCCTGACCATTTCAACGACACCTCTTTTTAA
- a CDS encoding hypothetical protein (EggNog:ENOG41): protein MASRARVLKFPRSDDKSSFVLLQATPNGSKRLDLKLVGTEGEEPYVASLKHDRVVSLRVQNCPASDSEWQRILEELFQQEPLLDIQATATVQSEKSISITIRKDIQGITQRLGSITLNHDPDEAIELFDWCGAAVEASASSKQTAADLSVKSSESEAVVAQLQLQLEELIKAKEEDEIALLRKFRDLLNEKKVKIREQQQALNILSTNPSITGQFQRSQAVEDSVQQPKPKKPTRQVGKSRASKRKAPASKRLEESEDDDAVDTMSVDPKQEAVDTDPGNTTEATASGDSDDEDDDVLDSRPHQQNKAPDTVSRDKTASKESERPPPPRALPFETKKSTKAAPVPAPAGSDTESDDEL from the exons AtggcttctcgagctcgagTCCTCAAGTTCCCCCGGAGTGACGACAAATCCTCCTTTGTCCTTTTACAAGCCACGCCCAATGGTTCGAAACGGCTTGATTTGAAGCTGGTGGGCACTGAAGGAGAGGAACCTTATGTCGCATCCC TGAAACATGATAGGGTCGTGTCTCTCCGTGTGCAGAATTGCCCTGCTTCAGACAGCGAATGGCAGCGGATTCTCGAAGAATTGTTTCAGCAGGAACCCCTTCTGGATATTCAAGCCACAGCCACGGTCCAGAGCGAAAAGTCCATCTCAATCACCATTCGAAAGGACATACAGGGTATCACT CAACGTCTGGGCTCGATCACCCTCAATCATGATCCAGATGAGGCCATTGAGTTATTCGATTGGTGTGGTGCAGCGGTCGAGGCCTCTGCCTCAAGTAAACAAACTGCGGCAGACCTGTCGGTAAAATCCTCCGAGTCGGAGGCTGTTGTGGCTCAGCTCCAGTTACAGCTGGAAGAGTTAATCAAAGcgaaagaagaggatgaaataGCGTTGCTCAGGAAGTTCAGGGATCTCCTaaacgagaagaaggtcaaaaTTCGCGAACAGCAGCAAGcattaaatatactatcaACAAATCCAAGCATAACGGGCCAATTTCAGCGTTCCCAGGCTGTGGAAGACTCGGTTCAGCAACCGAAACCAAAGAAGCCTACTCGCCAAGTTGGCAAGTCAAGGGCGTCAAAAAGAAAGGCTCCCGCATCAAAAAGACTTGAAGAATCagaggacgatgatgctgttgacaCGATGAGTGTCGACCCTAAGCAGGAGGCCGTGGATACGGATCCCGGGAACACCACAGAAGCGACGGCATCTGGTGAtagcgacgacgaagatgacgatgtcCTCGACTCAAGACCACATCAGCAAAACAAGGCACCAGACACTGTTTCACGGGACAAGACTGCTTCCAAGGAGAGCGAGAGACCGCCGCCACCGCGAGCTCTGCCGTTCGAGACAAAGAAGTCGACAAAGGCTGCACCTGTACCCGCTCCTGCAGGGAGTGACACTGAATCTGACGATGAGCTTTGA
- a CDS encoding hypothetical protein (EggNog:ENOG41) yields MSETAFAQTFLASLESRPIRLSADHVEDPKTYPARPPYIIPRMPKAMSKPNNLAPGSERSITVSLKSLRNPPLSIKLASQSLDTSILDIKANIEKQTRIPAAKTKLLHNKKPIPDSKILKDLLGETDMSIEFTVMVIGGAAAIPPEEPEATPEAQPVGAQALQTEAFWSDLKGFLMQRLKDEAEAERLSGLFKSSWESNQANP; encoded by the exons atgtctgaAACCGCTTTCGCCCAAACATTTCTGGCATCGCTAGAGTCGCGGCCTATCCGACTCTCTGCTGACCATGTCGAAGACCCCAAGACTTACCCTGCTCGACCACCT TACATCATCCCCCGCATGCCCAAGGCCATGAGCAAACCCAACAACCTTGCTCCCGGCTCCGAACGAAGCATCACCGTGTCACTCAAGTCACTTCGCAACCCTCCTCTGAGCATCAAGCTCGCTTCTCAATCCCTAGACACCTCAATCCTggacatcaaggccaacatcGAGAAGCAGACAAGGATACCCGCCGCCAAGACTAAGTTGTTGCACAACAAGAAGCCTATCCCTGATAGCAAGATTCTTAAGGACCTACTAGGTGAGACGGATATGTCTATTGAGTTTACGGTTATGGTTATTGGAGGTGCCGCTGCTATTCCACCAGAAGAGCCTGAGGCCACCCCTGAGGCCCAACCCGTAGGCGCCCAAGCCTTACAGACGGAGGCCTTCTGGAGTGACCTGAAAGGATTCTTGATGCAACGACTAAAAGATGAAGCCGAGGCCGAACGTCTCTCTGGGCTTTTCAAATCAAGTTGGGAGTCGAATCAAGCAAACCCATAG
- the COF1 gene encoding cofilin → MTSLRQGATVSQDCITAFNDLKLNKKYKYIVYKLSDDYKEIVVEHASDNSDWEDFREKLVNATSKSRTGAVGKGPRYAVYDFEYSLASGDGIRNKITFIAWSPDDAGIQPKMIYASSKEALKRSLTGIATELQANDTDDIEYDSILKTVSKGLAG, encoded by the exons ATGACGAGTTTACGACAAGG TGCCACCGTTTCGCAGGACTGCATAACTGCCTTTAACGACCTGAAGCTTAACAAGAAGTACAAGTACATCGTCTACAAGCTTTCCGACGACTACAAGGAGATCGTTGTCGAGCACGCCTCCGACAACAGCGACTGGGAGGACTTCCGTGAGAAGCTCGTCAACGCTACCTCCAAGAGCCGAACT GGCGCTGTTGGCAAGGGTCCCCGTTACGCCGTCTATGACTTCGAGTACAGCCTGGCCTCTGGCGATGGTATCCG AAACAAGATCACCTTTATCGCCTGGTCTCCCGATGATGCCGGTATCCAG CCCAAGATGATCTACGCTTCCTCCAAGGAGGCTCTTAAGCGATCGCTCACTGGCATTGCCACCGAGCTTCAGGCTAACGACACTGATGACATTGAATACGACTCCATCCTCAAGACCGTCAGCAAGGGTCTTGCTGGTTAA
- a CDS encoding hypothetical protein (EggNog:ENOG41) — MPPKKSADQDGSPIGLTDGELRFIKAIFDNMTQKPDADWDAVANTVSLKDAKCAKERFRQMSVRHGWRSDGAGAGPSPRKPSASTSSPRKSPAAVRKPRKTTTARSPSKKTSKKADDDDEEVKEEAQSEEKKEIKSEVDDDDTN; from the coding sequence ATGCCTCCCAAGAAGAGTGCCGATCAGGATGGGTCTCCCATCGGCCTCACTGATGGTGAGCTCCGATTCATCAAAGCAATTTTCGACAATATGACCCAGAAACCGGACGCTGACTGGGATGCTGTCGCCAACACGGTCAGTCTCAAGGACGCCAAATGCGCCAAGGAGCGCTTCCGTCAGATGTCCGTCCGTCATGGCTGGCGCAGCGATGGCGCTGGAGCTGGTCCCAGTCCTCGCAAGCCCTCTGCTTCGACCTCCAGCCCAAGAAAGTCTCCTGCTGCTGTGAGAAAGCCACGAAAGACCACCACCGCTCGCAGCCCCTCCAAGAAGAcctccaagaaggctgatgatgatgacgaggaagtcaaggaggaagctcagtcggaggagaagaaggagatcaagtctgaagtcgatgatgatgacaccaACTAA
- a CDS encoding hypothetical protein (EggNog:ENOG41) yields the protein MEPLRLKPRQPVEADIENWDDDDFVVEGDDLSFRSPSTATNNPSRPSSSRRRDSGSSHFSFRSEFEGEEEQHVHIPGDDEKSTLDAIAAAQSAGIPLPSNVPSSALMGGTIKRLGGRKIRKIIQDDWENDLEIPDSSQGLKMKKLEQPKSPETSRHVSFGSTHTSPMSWGNSPPTSPFDKVNRRESCQSIQSIQSMQSIQSATSSLSAAINLDRFKDADDDDDFFGDGGDTIRASKNRQLPKPVSFITPPTPQREAKPSNPEDDFEMDLELPSDGKLKLSTRKEIPKTPSNQSEDLDWGEGSLGTRYGGTRRDARSARSSAASALSPSVSSSITAESEDETFDGLVLPPGPVNWTERLQQRRKSRSPNRISEEPIVPAKKVSAAEADKPDFLEGLDLGEGDVFDSSKLTLHKNVRVKETRPASPARPKAAVSLTFTHKPLNSTRIPRLNHHERTHSTSLEPVSESGGPIPQRTRRSHSRLGHSSQSSIVSLPTPTTTSPSHGLPPTPRRREVNLRTSTNSLRTEPTTTSAQLLKQKRSLPAIRGPAKQPSYRHERPPSRSENNRPSSGVRPKTPTERQRHGATDSPATVRKSHLPFLPAGASQSQSQHVATKQTRGFRRHDSDNSISSIDLRPNSRTLSRSTMRSPSPNHRHRATADTWERLSKPKNKKNFGDGHELDGFDDLPTSKETETKYLKQPTSSGPKVALRNRLYQNVLPDRNTTMSPSIPPTPRPSFTPHFARDTAASRIARETALAQRVPSSGPLTPLSSQRVAHLSSRGNLTPTIPQSNIRSRKHKRPQQTKPHLISNLNSGKESKMVNGMFYNADTYRWEGNENALNVFEPPVQTPTQAVVLSNTREKETSTPRPALITNISATKGVQVVGGMVFDPQNMCWLKLDNPAKPTSETSDTMDGFDALDDEDVFKDIPDLEDNATADDEGAQGRVSDIKDEWLVGEEFDVGPEFIRRQREEEDRWRKKCEKWIGRGSRDRETWRWTIRELVSQFDDLAAM from the exons ATGGAACCCTTACGACTTAAGCCCAGACAGCCCGTCGAGGCCGACATAGAGAAttgggatgacgatgacttcGTGGTAGAAGGCGACGATCTATCCTTCCGCAGCCCATCTACTGCCACAAATAATCCTTCGCGACCATCCTCTTCAAGACGACGCGATTCTGGGTCATCCCACTTTTCATTTAGATCTGAATtcgaaggagaagaagagcaacatGTCCATATCCCGGGAGATGACGAGAAGTCAACGCTGGATGCCATCGCCGCAGCCCAAAGTGCCGGCATCCCATTACCATCAAATGTTCCATCCTCTGCTCTCATGGGAGGTACTATCAAACGTCTTGGTGGACGAAAGATTCGCAAGATCATTCAAGACGATTGGGAGAACGATCTAGAGATCCCCGACTCCTCACAgggtttgaagatgaagaaactaGAGCAACCCAAGTCCCCCGAGACCTCGCGACATGTCAGCTTTGGATCTACACATACTAGCCCTATGAGCTGGGGCAATTCACCTCCGACTTCCCCCTTTGACAAAGTCAACCGACGTGAGTCTTGTCAATCAATTCAGTCTATCCAAAGCATGCAGTCTATTCAGTCTGCCACAAGCAGTCTCTCTGCCGCCATAAATCTGGATAGATTTAAAGACgctgatgacgacgatgacttttttggagatggaggtgaTACTATTAGAGCCTCCAAAAACCGTCAACTTCCGAAACCTGTTTCCTTTATCACACCGCCTACTCCTCAGAGAGAAGCCAAACCCTCCAACCCTGAGGATGATTTCGAGATGGATCTTGAACTTCCATCAGACGGAAAACTTAAACTTTCTACCAGAAAGGAGATCCCAAAGACACCTTCCAACCAGTCAGAGGATCTGGACTGGGGAGAAGGAAGCTTGGGCACTCGATATGGTGGTACGAGGCGAGACGCACGTTCTGCCCGAAGCTCAGCGGCTTCTGCGCTTAGCCCAAGTGTGTCAAGTTCTATCACTGCTGAAAGTGAAGATGAAACATTTGATGGACTTGTCCTCCCTCCAGGGCCTGTTAACTGGACTGAGAGGCTTCAACAAAGGCGGAAGAGTCGATCGCCCAACCGCATTTCCGAAGAACCTATTGTACCCGCAAAGAAGGTATCGGCAGCTGAAGCCGATAAGCCTGATTTTCTTGAaggccttgatctcggcgAAGGCGATGTCTTTGATTCGAGCAAGCTCACTCTGCATAAGAACGTCAGAGTCAAGGAAACACGACCGGCGAGCCCTGCTCGACCCAAAGCGGCAGTGTCGCTCACATTTACACACAAACCACTCAATTCAACTCGGATACCTAGGTTGAATCACCATGAGCGAACACACTCAACGTCGTTGGAGCCTGTCTCCGAGAGCGGTGGCCCTATCCCGCAGCGCACTCGTCGTTCTCATTCCAGACTGGGTCACTCATCCCAATCCTCCATCGTCAGCCTACCAACTCCCACTACAACCTCGCCATCTCATGGACTGCCACCCACTCCACGCAGGAGGGAGGTTAATCTTCGCACCTCTACAAATTCACTTCGAACTGAACCGACAACCACTAGTGCTCAGCTGCTTAAGCAGAAACGCTCCCTACCTGCAATTCGTGGCCCGGCCAAGCAGCCTTCCTATCGTCATGAGAGGCCTCCTTCGAGGTCGGAGAACAATCGACCATCGTCTGGTGTGAGGCCAAAGACACCCACAGAACGTCAGCGACATGGCGCGACAGATAGCCCGGCAACTGTCCGCAAGTCTCATTTGCCATTTCTGCCTGCCGGCGCTTCTCAGTCGCAGTCACAGCACGTTGCTACAAAGCAGACTCGTGGATTCCGTCGACATGATTCAGACAACTCCATCAGTTCTATTGACCTACGCCCTAACTCTCGTACACTTTCCCGATCGACAATGCGATCACCCAGTCCAAATCATCGTCACCGCGCCACTGCCGATACTTGGGAGCGTCTGAGCAAGCCAAAGAACAAAAAGAACTTTGGCGATGGCCACGAATTGGACGGCTTTGATGATTTGCCCACATCCAAAGAAACTGAAACGAAGTACCTGAAGCAACCGACTAGCTCAGGACCAAAAGTTGCTTTGCGTAACAGGCTGTATCAAAACGTTCTGCCAGACCGGAACACTACCATGTCTCCATCAATCCCCCCTACCCCTCGACCATCCTTCACTCCTCACTTTGCTCGCGACACAGCTGCAAGTAGAATTGCCCGGGAGACTGCGCTGGCTCAGCGGGTCCCTAGCAGTGGCCCGTTAACGCCTCTAAGCTCCCAGCGTGTCGCTCACCTTTCCTCGCGAGGCAATCTGACGCCTACCATTCCTCAGTCTAACATTCGATCGAGAAAGCACAAGCGACCACAACAGACCAAGCCACACCTAATCTCAAACTTGAATAGTGGCAAAGAGTCTAAGA TGGTGAATGGTATGTTCTATAATGCAGACACATACAGATGGGAAGGCAATGAGAACGCCCTGAATGTTTTTGAACCCCCTGTACAAACACCTACCCAAGCTGTTGTCTTAAGCAATACCCGCGAGAAGGAAACGTCGACACCTCGTCCTGCACTCATTACCAACATTAGCGCCACCAAGGGCGTTCAAGTTGTTGGTGGCATGGTTTTTGATCCACAGAACATGTGCTGGCTTAAACTTGATAATCCTGCTAAGCCTACCTCTGAGACCAGCGACACTATGGATGGCTTTGACGCGctggacgacgaagacgttTTCAAGGATATTCCTGACTTGGAAGATAACGCTACTGCCGACGACGAGGGCGCTCAGGGTCGCGTTAGCGACATCAAGGACGAGTGGCTCGTCGGCGAAGAATTTGATGTTGGGCCTGAATTCATCAGGcggcaacgagaagaagaagatcggtGGAGAAAGAAGTGCGAGAAATGGATCGGCCGAGGATCCAGAGATCGCGAAACCTGGCGTTGGACGATACGCGAGCTTGTCTCACAGTTTGACGATTTGGCGGCTATGTGA
- a CDS encoding hypothetical protein (EggNog:ENOG41): MGVGRRMKKQGPPQPLSEEHFAKLKRKAGLPVDPVVEAPEKKKRKTNTKERTVIEPKRNGVAAKKDGKKTKVTKPAKAAAPAPEPKANGKVKKNKKAPAPALEDVSDEEMDDEFDLEDLEDDSDLGGGAGLGDDFLGSDDDDSVFDSDEDAGGKNTKAMFSEDEDESDAEEKLTAANIAGLSRKLDAQMAEEAAEAEAEMAQEALQTNIHGDKPHILSDEDSDDELSKKTTALLAPDLQLLRTRITENIRVLDDFANLSEEGRSRVEYTSQLLKDICSYYGYSEYLAEKLFNLFTPREAFAFFEANESARPVVIRTNTLRTHRRDLAQALINRGVTLEPVGKWSKVGLQVFESSVPLGATPEYLAGHYILQAASSFLPCMALDPQENERVLDMAAAPGGKTTYMAAMMKNTGIVVANDPNKARAKGLIGNIHRLGTRNVIVSNYDAREFPKPMGGFDRVLLDAPCSGTGVIAKDPSVKTNKTERDFMQLPHIQKQLVLAAIDSVNHSSKTGGYIVYSTCSVTVEENEQVVQYALSRRPNVRLVDAGLAFGKEGFTSYMGKKFDPSMRHTRRYYPHTYNVDGFFVAKFHKIGPTPANASNARDRSTGLADEEEVIDRTPIATDDEDTGKTKPDDDFGGWDEEEDKEYMEKGRRNAMRRRGLDPKSNSKKAKKEKESTKQK; this comes from the coding sequence ATGGGTGTCGGACGTCGTATGAAGAAGCAGGGTCCTCCTCAACCCCTTTCCGAGGAACACTTTGCAAAACTCAAGCGCAAGGCCGGTCTACCTGTCGATCCCGTCGTCGAGGcgcccgagaagaagaagcgaaagaccAACACAAAGGAGAGGACGGTCATCGAGCCCAAGCGAAATGGTGTCGCCGCTaagaaggatggcaagaagacaaaggtCACCAAGCCTGCAAAGGCTGCGGCGCCTGCTCCAGAGCCAAAGGCCAATGgcaaggtgaagaagaacaagaaggccCCGGCGCCGGCGCTGGAGGATGTGtccgatgaggagatggacgaTGAGTTTGaccttgaagatctcgaggACGATTCAGATCTGGGAGGCGGCGCCGGACTTGGCGACGATTTCCTCGGTTCAGACGACGATGACTCTGTATTCGACtccgatgaagatgctggagGCAAGAACACGAAAGCTATGTTCTctgaggacgaggacgagtccgacgccgaggagaagctcaCAGCCGCCAATATCGCCGGTCTTTCACGGAAATTAGATGCTCAAATGGCAGAGGAAGCTGCCGAAGCAGAGGCTGAGATGGCACAAGAGGCTCTCCAGACCAACATCCACGGCGACAAGCCTCATATTCTGTCCGATGAAGACAGCGACGATGAGCTCTCAAAGAAGACAACCGCCCTCCTAGCCCCCGACTTGCAGCTTCTGCGAACAAGAATCACCGAAAACATCCGCGTCCTCGACGACTTCGCCAACCTGTCCGAGGAGGGTCGTTCAAGAGTCGAGTACACATCACAACTTCTCAAGGATATTTGCTCTTACTATGGCTACTCCGAGTATCTCGCTGAGAAGCTCTTTAATCTCTTCACCCCTCGTGAGGCTTTTGCTTTCTTCGAGGCTAACGAGTCGGCCCGTCCTGTCGTCATTCGAACAAACACTCTGCGCACTCATCGTCGTGATCTTGCCCAGGCTCTTATCAACCGTGGTGTTACTCTTGAGCCCGTCGGAAAGTGGTCCAAGGTTGGTCTCCAGGTCTTCGAGAGTAGCGTACCCCTCGGTGCTACTCCTGAGTATCTTGCCGGTCACTACATTCTCCAAGCTGCATCCTCTTTCTTGCCCTGCATGGCTCTCGACCCCCAGGAGAACGAGCGCGTGCTCGATATGGCCGCTGCCCCCGGTGGAAAGACTACTTACATGGCTGCTATGATGAAGAACACCGGTATCGTCGTGGCTAACGATCCCAACAAGGCTCGTGCTAAGGGTCTGATTGGTAACATTCACCGTCTTGGAACGCGCAACGTCATTGTCTCGAACTACGATGCCCGTGAGTTCCCCAAGCCTATGGGTGGTTTCGATCGTGTTCTTCTCGATGCTCCCTGCTCTGGAACTGGTGTTATTGCAAAGGATCCTAgtgtcaagaccaacaagaCAGAGCGTGACTTCATGCAACTCCCCCATATTCAGAAGCAGCTTGTTCTCGCCGCCATTGACTCAGTCAACCATAGCTCCAAGACGGGCGGCTACATTGTTTACTCAACCTGTTCCGTCACCGTCGAGGAGAACGAACAAGTCGTTCAATACGCCCTCTCTCGTCGCCCCAATGTTCGCCTCGTTGATGCTGGTCTCGCATTTGGAAAGGAGGGCTTCACCAGCTACATGGGCAAGAAGTTCGACCCCTCTATGCGCCACACCCGTCGATACTACCCTCACACCTACAACGTGGACGGTTTCTTCGTTGCCAAGTTCCATAAGATCGGCCCCACACCCGCCAATGCCTCCAACGCTCGTGACCGTTCTACTGGCCTCgctgacgaggaagaggtcaTCGATAGAACACCTATCGCcacagatgatgaggatacAGGCAAGACCAAGCCTGATGACGACTTTGGCGGttgggatgaggaggaggataaggAGTACATGGAGAAGGGACGAAGGAATGCCATGCGCCGAAGAGGTCTGGATCCTAAAAGTAACAGCaaaaaggcaaagaaggagaaggagagcaCAAAGCAGAAGTAG